A genomic segment from Alteribacillus bidgolensis encodes:
- a CDS encoding PolC-type DNA polymerase III: MSTEENQIRRDRFQLLLQQIMMPKDVIDEHFKGGKVDKLTIWKEEKKWHFRFTLLTPLPYEVFLQLEERITRAFQQIASVQFSISYEQEALPLSHIPSYWPSIINRLEGLAPYVRQRLNGRTPTITGNKLTIICKNEAEGAALERRLHEPLNKILAEFGFPTCQIETKVETSAEEVAQFEEKKKQEDRSKIVEVMMEKKKQEKQTQEENKVKTLQIGYPIKDEPVPLETIQEEERRMTVQGYVFEAETRELRSGRTLLTFKITDYTDSILVKMFSRDKEDVPQFEALKKGMWLKVRGGVQNDTFVRDLVMIANDIIQIQPDIRTDDAEEKRVELHAHTVMSQMDATVTASQYVEKAAEWGHEAVAITDHGVVQAFPEAYNAGQKHGIKVLYGMEANLVDDGVPIAYNEADRNLYDDTFVVFDVETTGLSVVYDTIIELAAVKVKDGEIVDRFESFANPHEKLSDTIIDLTGITDDMVENAPEVSTVLKDFKEFTEDAVLVAHNASFDMGFLNEGYKKADIETAENPVIDTLELGRFLYPQLKNHRLNTLCKKFDIELVSHHRAIYDAEATGYLLWKMVKDAIEKGINYHYELNKNMGQGDFHRLRPSHCTLIAENQEGLKNLYKLVSMSHIDYFFRTPRIPRSKLQKHRKGILVGSGCDKGEVFETMMQKSGDEAKKAAEFYDYLEVQPPGNYSHLVEKELLRNEDAIYDILKKIITLGEELGKPVIATGNAHYMEPQDHVYRKILIASQGGANPLNKQTLPQVHFKTTKEMLESFSFLETDTARSIVIDNARELAGRVEEIHPIPDELYTPNIEGSDQEIREMSYGLAKSIYGDPLPEIVEKRLEKELESIIGHGFAVIYLISQKLVKKSLDDGYLVGSRGSVGSSFVATMTEITEVNPLPPHYVCPSCKHSHFFNDGSVGSGFDLPDKECEQCGTLYVKDGQDIPFETFLGFKGDKVPDIDLNFSGEYQPIAHNYTKELFGEDSVYRAGTIGTVADKTAYGFVKGYQGDLDIHYRGAEIDRLVSGCTGVKRTTGQHPGGIIVVPDEYDIHDFCPIQFPADDKGSEWRTTHFDFHSIHDNLLKLDILGHDDPTVIRMLQDLSGIDPKTIPTDDEEVMKIFSGPEVLGVTPEQILCKTGTYGIPEFGTRFVRQMLEETNPSTFSELVQISGLSHGADVWLGNAQELIQSGTCVLKDVIGCRDDIMVYLIYKGVEHSLSFKIMEFVRKGRGLQEEWVEEMKKHGVPDWYIESCLKIKYMFPKAHAAAYVLMAVRIAYFKVHYPILFYAAYFTVRADDFDLGTMVKGAASIRSRIEEIQAKGLDASPKEKSLVTVLELALEMCERGFTFQKVDLYRSKATEFVVDGDSLIPPFNALDGVGTNAAVNIEKAREAGEFLSKEDLQQRSKATKTVIEHLDLHGCLEGLPDSNQLSLF, from the coding sequence ATGAGCACCGAGGAGAACCAAATTAGAAGAGATCGTTTTCAATTGCTCCTTCAACAGATTATGATGCCAAAAGATGTTATCGACGAACATTTTAAAGGAGGAAAAGTTGACAAATTAACGATATGGAAAGAAGAAAAGAAGTGGCATTTTCGATTCACGTTGTTAACTCCTCTTCCGTATGAAGTATTTTTACAATTAGAAGAAAGAATTACTAGAGCTTTTCAGCAAATAGCCTCTGTGCAATTTTCTATTTCCTATGAACAAGAAGCACTGCCACTGTCACATATACCTTCTTACTGGCCTTCTATTATTAACAGGCTCGAGGGACTAGCTCCCTACGTAAGGCAACGTTTGAATGGCAGAACGCCAACCATAACAGGCAACAAATTAACGATTATTTGTAAAAATGAAGCAGAAGGTGCTGCTCTTGAACGCCGATTACATGAGCCTCTTAATAAAATATTGGCTGAATTTGGTTTTCCAACCTGTCAAATAGAGACGAAAGTGGAAACGTCAGCAGAAGAGGTAGCTCAGTTTGAGGAAAAAAAGAAACAAGAAGACCGTTCCAAAATAGTAGAAGTGATGATGGAAAAGAAAAAACAGGAAAAACAAACGCAGGAAGAAAATAAAGTTAAAACCTTGCAGATTGGATATCCGATTAAAGATGAACCTGTACCGCTAGAAACCATTCAAGAAGAAGAAAGACGAATGACCGTACAAGGTTATGTATTTGAGGCGGAAACAAGAGAACTTAGAAGCGGCAGAACGTTATTAACGTTTAAAATAACCGATTATACGGATTCCATATTGGTGAAAATGTTTTCAAGAGATAAAGAAGATGTTCCTCAATTTGAAGCACTCAAAAAAGGAATGTGGCTGAAAGTACGAGGCGGCGTACAAAATGATACATTTGTTCGTGATTTAGTTATGATTGCAAATGATATTATTCAAATACAGCCGGATATTCGAACGGATGATGCAGAAGAGAAAAGAGTAGAATTGCATGCTCATACAGTGATGAGTCAAATGGACGCCACGGTTACAGCTTCTCAATATGTAGAAAAAGCAGCGGAATGGGGACATGAAGCAGTCGCTATTACCGATCATGGAGTGGTGCAAGCTTTCCCGGAAGCTTATAATGCTGGACAGAAACATGGAATTAAAGTGTTGTACGGAATGGAAGCAAATCTTGTAGATGACGGTGTACCCATTGCTTATAACGAGGCGGACAGAAATCTATATGATGACACATTTGTTGTTTTTGACGTCGAAACAACCGGACTCTCGGTCGTATACGACACCATTATTGAATTAGCGGCAGTAAAAGTGAAAGACGGAGAAATTGTTGATCGTTTTGAATCTTTTGCGAACCCGCATGAGAAGCTATCAGACACAATTATAGACCTTACAGGTATAACCGATGATATGGTTGAAAATGCCCCAGAAGTGAGTACGGTATTAAAAGACTTCAAAGAATTTACGGAAGATGCCGTCCTTGTGGCTCACAATGCCAGCTTTGATATGGGCTTTTTAAATGAAGGGTATAAAAAAGCAGACATAGAAACTGCTGAAAATCCAGTGATTGATACTTTAGAGCTGGGCCGTTTTCTCTACCCGCAATTAAAAAACCACCGATTGAACACGCTTTGTAAAAAGTTTGATATTGAACTGGTCAGCCATCACCGCGCGATTTATGATGCGGAGGCTACTGGTTATTTGTTATGGAAAATGGTCAAAGACGCAATAGAAAAAGGAATCAACTACCACTATGAATTAAATAAAAATATGGGACAAGGTGATTTTCATCGGCTCAGACCTTCTCATTGTACTTTAATCGCTGAAAATCAAGAAGGGTTAAAAAATTTATATAAACTCGTATCCATGTCTCATATTGATTACTTTTTCCGGACTCCCCGTATTCCAAGATCCAAACTTCAAAAGCACCGCAAAGGTATTTTAGTAGGTTCAGGGTGTGACAAAGGAGAAGTTTTTGAGACAATGATGCAAAAATCAGGAGACGAAGCAAAGAAAGCTGCTGAGTTTTATGATTACCTAGAAGTGCAGCCTCCTGGTAACTATTCTCACCTCGTCGAAAAAGAACTGCTTCGAAACGAGGATGCTATTTATGATATTTTAAAAAAAATAATCACGCTCGGTGAGGAACTCGGAAAACCGGTTATTGCTACAGGAAATGCTCATTACATGGAGCCTCAAGATCACGTATACAGAAAGATATTGATTGCTTCACAAGGCGGGGCTAATCCATTAAATAAACAAACCTTACCGCAAGTTCATTTTAAAACGACGAAAGAGATGCTAGAGAGCTTTTCTTTTCTTGAAACAGATACGGCACGATCTATAGTTATTGATAATGCCAGGGAACTCGCCGGCCGTGTTGAGGAGATACATCCTATTCCTGATGAATTATACACGCCAAACATCGAAGGGTCCGACCAGGAAATTCGTGAAATGAGTTATGGGTTGGCTAAAAGCATTTACGGTGATCCATTGCCTGAAATTGTTGAAAAAAGGCTTGAAAAAGAGTTAGAAAGTATAATTGGCCATGGATTCGCTGTTATTTATTTAATATCTCAGAAGCTCGTGAAAAAATCTTTAGATGACGGCTATCTGGTAGGGTCCCGAGGTTCGGTAGGTTCCTCTTTTGTTGCAACGATGACAGAAATTACAGAAGTAAATCCGCTCCCTCCGCATTACGTATGTCCGTCTTGTAAGCATTCGCATTTCTTTAACGATGGCTCTGTCGGTTCTGGCTTTGATTTACCTGATAAAGAATGTGAACAGTGTGGAACACTTTATGTTAAAGACGGGCAAGATATTCCGTTTGAAACGTTTCTCGGGTTTAAGGGAGATAAAGTTCCGGATATTGATTTGAACTTTTCCGGAGAATATCAGCCAATTGCTCATAACTATACAAAAGAGCTGTTTGGAGAAGACAGTGTTTACCGTGCAGGCACGATTGGAACAGTAGCAGATAAAACAGCTTATGGTTTTGTTAAAGGCTATCAAGGAGATTTGGATATTCATTACCGTGGGGCAGAAATCGACAGACTGGTTTCTGGATGTACAGGGGTAAAACGAACAACAGGACAACATCCAGGCGGGATTATCGTTGTCCCAGATGAATATGATATTCATGACTTCTGCCCGATTCAATTTCCTGCAGATGATAAGGGATCAGAATGGAGAACAACACATTTTGACTTTCATTCCATTCATGATAATTTGTTAAAACTTGATATACTCGGTCACGATGATCCAACGGTGATTCGTATGCTCCAAGATTTGAGCGGGATAGATCCGAAAACGATACCTACAGATGACGAAGAAGTTATGAAGATATTTAGCGGACCAGAAGTACTTGGAGTGACACCAGAACAAATACTGTGTAAAACAGGAACATATGGTATACCTGAGTTTGGTACTAGGTTTGTTCGGCAGATGCTTGAAGAGACAAATCCAAGCACATTTTCAGAGCTTGTTCAAATATCCGGGCTGTCTCACGGGGCAGATGTTTGGCTGGGCAATGCGCAGGAACTTATCCAAAGCGGTACGTGTGTGCTTAAAGATGTGATCGGCTGTCGTGATGACATTATGGTTTATCTCATTTACAAAGGTGTGGAACACTCTCTCTCCTTTAAAATCATGGAATTTGTCCGAAAAGGCAGAGGACTGCAGGAAGAATGGGTAGAAGAAATGAAAAAGCACGGCGTTCCTGATTGGTATATTGAATCGTGCCTGAAAATTAAATATATGTTCCCGAAAGCACATGCCGCAGCTTATGTGTTAATGGCTGTTCGTATTGCTTATTTTAAAGTCCATTATCCTATATTATTTTATGCAGCTTACTTTACGGTCAGAGCAGACGACTTTGATCTGGGAACAATGGTTAAAGGAGCTGCTTCTATCAGAAGCAGAATTGAGGAAATTCAAGCGAAAGGTTTGGATGCTTCCCCGAAAGAAAAAAGTTTAGTAACAGTATTAGAGCTGGCGCTTGAAATGTGTGAAAGAGGATTTACTTTCCAAAAAGTAGATTTGTACCGCTCAAAAGCAACAGAGTTTGTTGTTGATGGAGACAGCTTAATTCCTCCGTTTAACGCACTCGACGGGGTAGGTACGAACGCGGCAGTTAATATTGAGAAAGCTAGAGAAGCTGGAGAATTTTTATCTAAAGAAGACTTGCAGCAGCGAAGCAAAGCAACAAAAACAGTTATTGAGCACTTAGATTTACATGGTTGTCTTGAAGGTCTGCCCGATTCAAATCAACTATCGCTTTTTTAA
- a CDS encoding proline--tRNA ligase: MRQQLFFSPTMREVPQGADIPSHQLMLRAGLIRQTASGIYSYLPLGRKVLRKVEQIIREEMDAAGGQELLMPAIQPAELWEESGRLDDYGPELMRLKDRHERDFVLGATHEEVITSLVRDEVNSYKKLPMNLYQIQTKYRDERRPRFGVLRSREFIMKDAYSFDTNKEDLDKNYRAMYEAYTNIFKRCGLDFRAVKADAGAIGGKGGTHEFMVLSDVGEDTIAYSNSSEYAANIEIAELPDMYEKADSPSESLKELYTPGMRTIEDLTNGLEIENSSLLKSVLFLIDDKPVLIVCRGDHEINEIKVQNAFDAENVMLAETEDIKHIMGTEAGFIGPVNAPEEVTIVCDFAVKAVSSGICGANLVDKHYQNVHPDRDFKVEKYGDFRLVQEGDPSPDGKGTIQFAKGIEVGHVFKLGTKYSEALGAQYLDENGRAQPIIMGCYGIGVSRTIAAIVEQHHDDNGLMWPKAVSPYDLHLLVLNPKQEEQNQLGETLYETLKRAGYDVLYDDRKERAGVKFKDSDLFGLPIRIACGKKAAEGIVEVKIRRDGKMEEVHINDLPSYLASIEKELF, encoded by the coding sequence ATGAGACAGCAATTATTTTTCAGTCCTACCATGAGAGAGGTTCCTCAGGGAGCAGATATACCGAGCCATCAGCTGATGCTTAGAGCCGGTCTTATTCGCCAGACAGCCTCTGGGATTTATTCTTATTTGCCGCTCGGACGCAAAGTCCTTCGCAAGGTCGAACAGATTATTCGGGAGGAAATGGACGCTGCCGGCGGTCAGGAGTTATTAATGCCTGCCATTCAACCTGCTGAGTTATGGGAGGAATCCGGACGGTTGGATGATTACGGTCCTGAGCTTATGCGATTAAAGGACAGGCATGAGCGGGACTTTGTGCTAGGGGCAACGCATGAAGAAGTCATCACCAGCCTTGTTCGAGATGAAGTAAACTCGTATAAAAAATTGCCGATGAACTTATATCAAATTCAAACAAAATATCGAGATGAACGCAGACCAAGATTTGGTGTGCTTCGCTCTCGTGAATTTATTATGAAAGATGCTTATTCATTTGATACGAATAAAGAGGATCTGGACAAAAATTACAGAGCCATGTATGAGGCGTATACAAATATATTTAAACGATGCGGATTGGATTTTCGAGCTGTAAAAGCGGATGCAGGTGCGATTGGAGGAAAAGGCGGCACCCACGAATTCATGGTGCTCTCTGATGTGGGGGAAGACACGATTGCTTATTCAAATAGCTCTGAATACGCAGCAAATATTGAAATTGCTGAGCTGCCGGATATGTATGAAAAAGCTGATTCTCCTTCTGAGAGCTTAAAAGAATTGTACACACCAGGAATGAGAACAATTGAAGATTTAACGAACGGCCTTGAAATAGAGAATAGCAGCTTGTTAAAATCAGTACTGTTTCTAATAGATGATAAACCTGTGTTAATCGTCTGCCGAGGCGATCATGAGATTAATGAAATAAAAGTTCAAAATGCTTTTGACGCTGAAAATGTAATGTTAGCAGAAACAGAAGACATTAAACATATTATGGGAACAGAAGCTGGTTTTATCGGGCCTGTAAACGCACCTGAAGAAGTAACAATCGTGTGTGACTTTGCGGTAAAGGCTGTATCTTCTGGTATTTGCGGAGCAAATCTAGTAGACAAACACTATCAAAATGTACACCCAGACCGTGATTTTAAAGTCGAAAAATATGGTGATTTCCGTCTCGTACAAGAAGGGGATCCATCCCCTGATGGTAAAGGTACGATCCAATTTGCCAAAGGGATTGAAGTCGGCCACGTCTTTAAACTTGGAACAAAATATAGTGAAGCCTTGGGAGCTCAGTATTTGGACGAAAACGGACGGGCTCAGCCAATTATTATGGGATGTTACGGAATCGGTGTAAGCAGAACCATTGCCGCGATTGTAGAACAGCACCATGACGATAACGGATTAATGTGGCCAAAGGCTGTTTCACCGTATGATCTCCATCTCTTAGTGTTAAACCCAAAGCAGGAAGAGCAGAACCAGCTAGGTGAAACATTATATGAAACGCTGAAAAGAGCAGGATACGATGTACTTTATGATGATAGGAAAGAACGTGCAGGCGTGAAATTTAAGGATTCTGATCTTTTTGGACTTCCGATCCGAATAGCATGTGGTAAAAAGGCAGCAGAAGGGATAGTAGAAGTAAAAATAAGACGGGATGGAAAAATGGAAGAAGTGCATATTAATGATTTGCCCTCGTATTTAGCATCGATAGAAAAAGAATTATTTTGA
- the rseP gene encoding RIP metalloprotease RseP, with product MDTLIAIIIIFGVLVAVHEWGHLYFAKKAGILCREFAIGFGPKIFSTKRNETVYTIRLLPLGGFVRMAGEDPEAVQIRPGYEVGLVFNLENKVRQIIVNNKSKHPEAKVVSVERIDLERRLQIEAYTDEDEGLQTFKVDDKCDVIVDEKAEQIAPLDRQYGSKKPWQKAVAIFAGPFMNFALAFVILVTFGLTSGVPQDDAKLGEFTEESPAREAGLEEGDEVRAIEGQEVSSWDEMTTAIREHPNEEITFEVVRNGETLTIPVETNSRYDEMAEQEVGIIGVASVMAHSPLEAVQYGASQVYQVSMLIFDVLGMIVTGEFSLDYLSGPVGIYNYTGEAASLGMAVLIQWAAMLSVNLGIVNLLPLPALDGGRLLFIFAEAVRGKPIDPQKEGMIHFIGFALLFLLMLVVTWNDINKFFM from the coding sequence GTGGATACTTTAATAGCGATAATTATTATATTTGGTGTACTGGTAGCTGTTCATGAGTGGGGGCATCTATATTTTGCAAAAAAAGCAGGTATCCTTTGCCGTGAATTCGCTATCGGTTTTGGGCCGAAAATTTTCTCAACGAAGAGAAATGAAACCGTCTATACTATCCGTTTGTTACCGTTAGGCGGGTTTGTCCGTATGGCAGGAGAAGATCCTGAAGCTGTACAAATTAGACCTGGGTATGAAGTTGGTCTTGTATTTAATCTTGAAAATAAAGTTCGCCAAATTATTGTAAACAATAAATCAAAGCATCCTGAAGCAAAGGTTGTTTCTGTAGAGAGGATTGATCTTGAAAGACGTTTGCAAATTGAAGCATATACAGATGAGGATGAAGGGCTGCAAACATTTAAGGTAGACGATAAATGTGATGTCATTGTAGATGAAAAAGCTGAACAAATTGCCCCGCTCGATCGTCAATATGGTTCAAAAAAGCCATGGCAGAAAGCAGTTGCTATTTTTGCCGGCCCATTTATGAATTTTGCACTAGCATTCGTCATTCTTGTGACTTTTGGGTTGACTAGCGGAGTGCCTCAGGATGATGCCAAGTTAGGAGAATTCACGGAGGAGAGTCCAGCTAGGGAAGCAGGACTTGAAGAAGGTGACGAGGTTCGAGCGATTGAAGGCCAAGAAGTAAGCAGCTGGGATGAAATGACTACAGCTATTCGCGAGCATCCAAATGAAGAAATTACTTTCGAAGTAGTTAGAAATGGGGAAACACTTACTATCCCTGTCGAGACAAATTCGAGATATGATGAAATGGCAGAGCAAGAAGTCGGCATTATTGGGGTAGCAAGTGTGATGGCACACTCTCCTCTCGAAGCTGTCCAGTATGGTGCAAGTCAAGTCTATCAAGTGAGCATGCTTATTTTTGACGTGTTAGGGATGATCGTAACTGGTGAATTTTCACTTGATTACTTATCTGGACCAGTAGGTATCTATAATTATACAGGAGAAGCTGCTTCATTAGGAATGGCTGTGCTTATTCAGTGGGCTGCTATGTTAAGTGTCAACCTTGGGATTGTTAATTTACTCCCACTTCCGGCTTTGGATGGAGGAAGACTGCTGTTTATCTTTGCAGAAGCCGTGCGCGGAAAGCCAATAGATCCTCAAAAAGAAGGGATGATTCATTTTATTGGGTTTGCCTTGCTCTTTTTGTTGATGCTAGTAGTCACCTGGAATGATATTAATAAATTTTTTATGTAG
- a CDS encoding 1-deoxy-D-xylulose-5-phosphate reductoisomerase — MKNIALIGSTGSIGTQTLDVIRKHPDRFNLISLAAGRNVERAIEQVQEFQPRVVAVERKQDAEKIQQQFGEFVKVFYGKEGLIEASVLHDADFLMNALVGSLGLEPTLQAMEAGVDIGIANKETLVTAGHLVTEKAKAHNVNLLPVDSEHSAIFQSLEGNRIDEVERLILTASGGSFREYTRDQLEGVSVEDALNHPNWNMGAKITIDSATMMNKGFEVMEAHWLFNIPYDDIEVLLHKESIIHSLVEYRDKSVLAQLGTPDMRVPIQYAMSYPERLELRDTNRLNLWEIGKLHFDKPDFDRYRCLRYAYEAGRTGGTLPAVLNAANEEAVKQFLQGKITFLSIEEHIEKALERHQVIAGPSLDTILEVDKETRAYVSSRIG; from the coding sequence ATGAAAAACATAGCTTTAATAGGTTCCACTGGCTCCATTGGTACCCAAACACTTGATGTTATTAGAAAGCACCCTGACCGTTTTAATCTTATATCCCTTGCAGCTGGCAGAAATGTAGAACGTGCTATTGAACAGGTCCAGGAATTTCAGCCGCGTGTGGTGGCCGTTGAACGAAAACAAGATGCAGAGAAAATTCAACAGCAATTTGGAGAGTTTGTGAAAGTATTCTATGGAAAAGAGGGCCTTATTGAAGCATCTGTATTACATGATGCTGATTTTTTAATGAATGCTTTAGTCGGAAGTCTTGGTCTTGAACCGACTTTGCAGGCAATGGAAGCTGGAGTGGATATCGGAATTGCCAATAAAGAAACGTTAGTAACAGCTGGGCACTTAGTTACAGAAAAAGCAAAAGCGCATAATGTAAACCTATTGCCGGTAGACAGCGAACATTCAGCGATCTTTCAAAGCCTCGAGGGAAATCGGATCGATGAAGTCGAAAGGCTTATCCTGACAGCTTCTGGAGGGAGTTTTAGAGAATATACACGTGATCAATTGGAAGGGGTGTCTGTAGAAGATGCTCTAAATCACCCTAATTGGAATATGGGTGCTAAAATCACAATTGATTCAGCAACAATGATGAATAAAGGATTTGAAGTAATGGAAGCACATTGGCTTTTTAATATCCCTTACGATGATATTGAAGTCCTTCTTCATAAAGAAAGCATTATTCATTCACTCGTTGAATATCGTGATAAAAGCGTTCTTGCTCAGCTTGGTACTCCTGATATGAGAGTTCCTATTCAATATGCAATGTCTTATCCAGAAAGGCTTGAATTAAGAGATACGAACAGGTTAAACTTATGGGAAATAGGAAAACTGCATTTTGATAAGCCTGATTTTGACCGATACCGTTGTTTACGCTATGCTTATGAAGCAGGAAGAACGGGCGGAACATTACCTGCGGTGTTAAATGCAGCTAACGAGGAAGCAGTGAAACAATTTCTGCAAGGAAAAATAACATTCCTTTCGATTGAAGAACACATAGAAAAAGCTCTAGAGCGTCATCAGGTCATTGCTGGTCCGTCCCTTGATACTATTTTGGAAGTAGATAAGGAAACAAGGGCATATGTTAGCTCTCGAATAGGATGA
- a CDS encoding phosphatidate cytidylyltransferase, which yields MKQRLITGIIGAIALLSVVIIGDNVFTLAIAVVASIAMYELLKMKQIKPISLMGIISLIIMWILLVPSDWLDIPLLLHVSKVELFLMMILLLLALTVVTKNTFTFDEAGFVILSSVYIGYGFHHLILARNLEDTGLVMVFLILFIIWATDSGAYFVGKKWGKHKLSPHISPKKTVEGFIGGIVVAAVIGVLFHSYFPVFSSTFTLAAFIIVTSVFGQLGDLVESALKRHYAVKDSGSVLPGHGGVLDRFDSLIFVMPILHFFHFFG from the coding sequence ATGAAACAGCGACTTATTACCGGAATTATTGGTGCAATCGCATTATTAAGCGTCGTAATAATAGGAGATAATGTATTCACTCTTGCTATTGCCGTCGTCGCTTCCATAGCAATGTATGAGCTGTTAAAGATGAAACAAATCAAACCTATATCGTTAATGGGAATTATTAGTTTAATTATTATGTGGATTTTATTAGTTCCTTCGGATTGGCTTGATATTCCGCTTCTTTTGCACGTGTCGAAAGTAGAATTATTTTTAATGATGATTTTATTACTTTTGGCTTTAACGGTGGTCACGAAGAATACGTTTACATTTGATGAAGCAGGCTTTGTTATATTATCCTCAGTTTATATTGGATATGGATTTCATCATCTTATTTTAGCTAGAAATCTTGAAGATACTGGCCTTGTGATGGTTTTTTTAATCTTGTTCATTATTTGGGCTACTGATTCTGGTGCCTATTTTGTAGGGAAAAAATGGGGCAAACATAAGTTATCTCCACATATAAGCCCAAAAAAAACGGTTGAAGGATTTATCGGGGGAATTGTCGTTGCTGCAGTTATCGGTGTATTGTTTCATTCATATTTCCCTGTGTTTTCTTCAACCTTTACTTTAGCTGCTTTTATCATTGTGACTTCGGTTTTTGGCCAGCTTGGCGATCTCGTTGAATCGGCATTAAAGCGCCATTATGCTGTGAAAGACTCTGGCAGCGTATTACCTGGACACGGAGGCGTCCTTGACCGGTTTGATAGTTTAATTTTTGTCATGCCGATATTGCACTTTTTCCACTTTTTTGGATAA
- a CDS encoding isoprenyl transferase translates to MINRFFHPAEVNSEQSNTPLDPNNIPAHIAIIMDGNGRWAKQKGLPRIAGHREGMKVINKVVKKADELGVKYLTLYAFSTENWKRPKSEVDFLMKLPERFLSKELPKLQKNNVKVRIMGDETLLPPHTIQAVRKAVQETSENTGMLLNFALNYGSRHELVHMMKKMGESISKGELSPEDIDEKMISDRLLSSGLPDPDLLIRTSGEKRLSNFMLWQLAYSEFWFTEVLWPDFKENDLMQAIQTYQQRKRRYGGV, encoded by the coding sequence ATGATTAATCGATTTTTTCATCCCGCAGAAGTTAATAGTGAACAAAGTAATACACCTTTAGACCCGAACAATATCCCCGCACATATAGCAATTATTATGGACGGTAATGGACGCTGGGCCAAACAAAAAGGACTGCCGAGGATAGCCGGACATAGAGAAGGAATGAAAGTAATTAATAAAGTTGTTAAAAAAGCAGATGAACTCGGCGTGAAATATTTGACATTGTACGCTTTTTCTACAGAAAATTGGAAAAGGCCAAAATCAGAAGTGGATTTTTTGATGAAGTTACCAGAAAGATTTTTATCGAAGGAATTACCGAAGCTCCAAAAAAACAATGTGAAAGTACGAATTATGGGGGATGAGACACTTCTCCCGCCTCATACGATTCAAGCTGTAAGAAAAGCCGTTCAGGAAACATCTGAAAACACGGGTATGCTTTTAAATTTTGCTCTGAATTATGGAAGCAGACATGAGTTAGTGCATATGATGAAAAAAATGGGGGAAAGCATTTCAAAAGGAGAATTATCTCCTGAGGATATTGATGAAAAAATGATATCCGATCGTCTTTTAAGCAGCGGGCTTCCTGATCCTGATTTGCTCATACGGACAAGCGGTGAAAAGCGCCTTAGTAACTTTATGCTTTGGCAGCTTGCATACAGCGAATTTTGGTTTACAGAAGTACTTTGGCCTGATTTTAAGGAAAATGATCTAATGCAGGCCATTCAAACGTATCAACAGCGCAAAAGGCGGTACGGCGGTGTATAA
- the frr gene encoding ribosome recycling factor, with the protein MAKEKIQEATEKMGKSVDSLHRELATLRAGRANPSMLDKVMVNYYGAETPLNQLATISVPEARLLIVTPFDKSSIGDVEKGIQKADLGLSPNNDGEVIRINIPSLTEERRKELSKLVKKYAEDARVAVRNIRRDANDELKKQQKEGEITEDELRRHQDEVQKVTDKHINTIDKAAENKEQEIMEV; encoded by the coding sequence ATGGCGAAAGAAAAAATTCAAGAAGCAACTGAAAAAATGGGCAAATCTGTCGATTCTCTTCACAGAGAACTGGCAACGCTTCGAGCGGGACGGGCAAATCCGTCGATGCTTGATAAAGTAATGGTTAATTACTATGGAGCAGAAACACCTTTGAATCAACTTGCCACGATTTCTGTACCAGAAGCAAGACTTCTTATTGTTACTCCGTTCGATAAATCTTCTATTGGAGATGTTGAAAAAGGAATACAAAAAGCAGATCTTGGCCTGTCGCCAAATAACGATGGAGAAGTTATCCGCATTAACATTCCTTCGTTAACAGAGGAGCGAAGAAAAGAATTAAGTAAATTGGTGAAAAAATACGCTGAAGATGCCAGGGTTGCTGTACGAAATATACGCCGCGATGCAAATGATGAATTGAAAAAGCAGCAAAAAGAGGGCGAAATTACGGAAGATGAGCTGCGCAGACATCAAGATGAAGTTCAAAAGGTAACGGATAAACATATTAATACAATCGACAAAGCTGCTGAAAATAAAGAACAAGAAATTATGGAAGTTTAA